The Dethiosulfovibrio peptidovorans DSM 11002 nucleotide sequence TCCAGGGATCGGAAGGACGAAAGGTCCATCAGGCTCCTCAGTTCAGACAGATCTGCGAAGCTGTGCCTGATGTCTCCGGGCCTCTCCGGCTCGAAGGAAGGAGACTCTTTTTCCGAAACCAGTCGGGACAAGAGCGAGTAGACCTCGTTTACCGAGGCCCTGCGACCGCTTCCCACGTTCATTACCGAACCGCCTATGGACTGGGCCTCGTCGGCGGCCTTCACCATGACCCTGGCGACGTCCTCAACGTGAACGAAGTCCCTGGTCTGCTCTCCGTCGCCGAAGACCGTCACGGCACGGCCGTCCAGAAGAGCCGTTGTGAAACGGGGTATGACAGAGGCGTAGGGCCCTTCGGGATTCTGTCTGGGACCGTAGACGTTGAAGAACCGAAGCCCCACCGAAGGGATACCCCAACAGCGAAAAGCCGCGGCTGCCACCAGCTCGTCCATGGCCTTGCTTGCACCGTAGGGAGATTGAGGCATAGGAAGCTCGGTCTCTCGTCTTGGACCGTCGTCGGCCCCCTCTCCGTAGATGGCGGCGGAGCTGGCGTATACCACCGGAACGGGCCTGTCTTTCAGTAGCTCGAGCATATCGGAAAAGGCGGTCACGTTCACCTCGTAACACTCTCTGGGCTTCTGTACCGACTTTGGAACCGATACCATGGCGGCTAGGTTGAACAGTGCGTCCGAATCCTCCAGAAGCCCCTTCATGAGATCTAGATCCCTGATATCGCCTACGTGGAGGGAGACCCTATCGCCTAGCCCCTCTATGTTGGAGCCATCGGACGACGAGAGATCGTCCACAACCGACACGTTCCATCCCCTATCTATCAAGACACCGCACAGATGGGAGCCTATGAATCCCGCTCCTCCGGTCACCAAAGCTTTTTTACCGGCCATAGCCATACTCACTAATCCTCTCTCTTCCATATGACGAGGGCATCCTGTCCCTCGAAATTAGTCCTCAAAGTACCGAACTCGGCCTCGTTCAGCACCAGCCATCGGATCTTTACCTTGAGATCTCCCTCGAGTCGAGATACCAGGCTCTGGAGATAGCCTCGATCGATATCTCCGACTAAAACAAGGTCGATAAGACCGGAGTTCACCCCTCTGGCGTAATCGCCGGTGACGAAAGCCAGTTTTACGTCACCCAGTTTGGCCACGACCGACTCGACCAGACGATCTATTCCCATGGTCTTTCGGACAAGTCCCTGTATCTCCGGAAACAACGGATGTCCGCTGTTGGCCCGATAGACCTTGGTCCTGCCCTCGGTGGAGGACTCGAGCAATCCCGCCTCGGCCAGACGGTTCAGCTCCACCCTGACCGAGTTGGTCGACTCGCCGAACTCGTCGGCCAGTTCCCTCAGGTATCCAGAGGATCCGGGATTCAGAAACAACTTTAGAAGAAGACGCACCCGCGTCTTGGACGTTATCAGAGATTCAAGCATCTCACCCGCTCCAATCCTATAGCCTAGAAAAGTCGATACGACCTGTAGAAGGCCAGATATGAGTCATAATATAACTCAAAGCCACCTTGCGGGAAAGTGTGTTTATACCTAACAGAGAAAGGGACAGAGGAAATCCTCTGTCCCTTTCTCGATCAAAAACGGAATCTTATATCTCAGTTACCAGTAGAGAGCTCCCGGAAAGTCCGCTTCCAGAATCCGTAAGGCCGACTTCTCCGGATCCTGCCCGCTGAGGACCAGGTCCATCAGAGAACTATACCCGGTGAGGTTATCGTAGTCTATGACGGAAACGGTAAAAGTCGGGTCCCCTTCGACATCGTCGAACCAGGCCTCCAGGTCTTCGGGAAGGGACGGGAAGGTGTAGCTTTGGGTTCCTTTACCCTTCTCGAAGAATACATCCCAGTTGACCTGCGTATGAGTATTCACCGTCCCATCAACGGACGTCACAGAAGAATAGGCTTCCTCACTTACTCCCGCGTTCATAGCGTCTATGTCCTGAGTTGTGCTGAGAGTCCAGGTCAATTCGGGATTGATTCCCGAACTGTCGACGCTGACGTTGGTAAAGGAGTAATCCGGCAGAGATACGGCCAACTTATCGGGCAGAGACGAACCCAGACGTTTCTTCTCCTCCACCGAGGTGATATCGGTGCTTACTGTCTCGTCTCTGACGAGAGCCAATGCGTCCTGGAAGAAGACATCACCGTCGAAATCGGGAAGCTGTATGGTACCGGACTTAGCTGCCCTGTCCAGGATCTCGGAGAGGGACTTTTCCTCGACCTCACGGCGCTCTGTCGTGGAGCCAGTCATCATGAACTCGTGCTGGAAAAGGTTGAACAGATCGTACTCGACGCCTTTTCTTTCCGCCATGACCGAAAGGGAGATTATGTCCTTTTCGGAAGACCAGGGCAGGTTAACGGGTTTCTTATCCAGAGGCAGAGTGTAGGAATCTCCCGACTTGGGAGTCTCGTCGTAAAGGACGCCCCAGGATGTCATCTTCTCCGTTTCGTCTTCCCAAACCTTGGCCATGGAAAGAAGGGTCAGATTACCGTCACTTTGCAGATCGTCAGGATAGACCGGAACGTTGTCCTGGCTGGTTGTCCAATTATTTAGGTAAACATTTCCAAGTGGCTGACAGGTAACGTTCGTCTCGTCGGAAAGATCGGAGGGGTCTACCGATATGTTCAAGTTATAGTTGGGATCCTCCCTATCCTCTACGACCTCGTCTCCCAGAACCTCGGTAACTATGGTCAGTTCCGCGACCGGGACGCCTACCGCGGTCACTATATTGCGGTTGAGATCTTTTTGGACATACGTTTGATAACCGTAATCCGTAACGGTCTCGCGATCCGACTCGTAAGCATAGGAGATTGTGGCGGTCTTTCTCCCTATATCCCCGAAGTTCGCCTTACCTCTCGCATCGGTCTTCCTGTATTCCTCGACCGATCCATCGTCCTTATGAAGCACCACCCAGGCACCAACTACGGGATCTCCGTCGTCGTCCTTGAGGTTCACCACCAACCGTCCGGGAGAAGGAAGGCTCCCCCAAGAGACGGGAACGGTCATAGCGCTGGTCTTTTCGTCGCTATCGGTGGCGGTAAAGGTTATCTGAGCGTTGCCCGAACCGGCAGGAGCGGTCCAAACGGTGGAAGCTCCGGTAGCTCCGGAAAAGGACCCCTCGGAGGCGGTCCAACCGTAGGTCACGGTGCCGCCCTCCGGATCCATAGCCTCTCCGGTGAAGGTGGTCGACGACCCCGCGGCTACGTTGCCCTCGGGAGTTCTGCTCAGTTTGGTTATGACCGGAGGCTGGTTCGCCACGGTGAAATCCAGAACCTTCGGGGTGTCCTTATCGCTTACAGTAGCGGTCTTTCCCTCGACACCGGCTATGTAAACCGTCACCTCGGCGCCTACAGGCACGTTCAAGCTGTAGCTTCCGGAGGAATCGGTCTCGGCCACTCCGCCAACGCTGGAATAGACCTTGACTCCAGACAGAGCCTTGCCCGAATCGTTGGTGACGGTTCCCGTTACGACCCCTTCGAAGCTTATCCTTATGACCTCGTCCAGCTCGATAGAGGGTCTTCCGTCGGTTCTTCCACACTCGTTTTCATCGTAAGGAGTGTAGATATCGTCGGAAGCAACAACGCCCTCCCCATCGGATTTAACGTCGTAGAAGAATTTGACGTTACCAGCGAGAGCGTATACCTGGGCTCTCTCCCGATCGGCCTTGGAGGTCGACTTCTTCACCACGATTCCTCTGGCCCAACCGTCCTTGTCCGTCTTCTTGGGCTGAGAGGTGTTTTTGTATGTCACGCCGGAGGAGTAGACAGCCACGTTTTCCATGGGCTCGCCGTCTCCGTCGACCACCTTGACGCAGAAATAGGAGAATTCCTGGGGGTAGTCTGCGTTCCACCAACTGAAATGGTTGACCTTGGCGTTGACGTAAAGCTTGCCTCCATCTCCGGAAGTTATCCAGGCCTTTTTCATGGGATCCGAAGGAGATCCGGGAGTCATGGCATCTTCCTGAACCCACATAGCCCCGTCGTCGTCGTAGGACCACCACTCTATCCTGCAGGTGAACTCATCGGGACTGGCAATAAGCCTGCTGTCGCCGGAGGCCACGTAGGTCTTTCCTTGGGGGTCCTTCAACGTACCGTTTCGATAGTCTTCGGGCAAGAGCATGGAGACCTCTACGGGGTCGAACCTCTCGATCTTATCCCCGCTCGGGTCGGTCAAGGTAGCCTCGAAGAAAGCCATGCTGACAAGAGGAACGTCGTCGGCACTGGTAGCCGCCATGTAGTCGCCGGGGAAAACCGCGGCCCCGTCGGCACTGGTGGGATCTCCAACGAACAAGGTCAGATTGCCGTCCCTCGGAGCCTCTATCTCGATACGCCCGTTATCGTCGGATACGATATCGCCTGATTTCACCTCTTTATCCACCGCCACCGGTAGAAGGGTAGCGTGGACGGAATGGCTCTCTTCCGGCTTGACAGTTATCGCCTTCTGATAGGTGATACTGCCGTCTTTGGAGAAGGTAAGGACCAGTCGTCCTCCCTCGGACGGAACCGGCACGTCGAAAGCGTAAAAACCGGACTTATCGGAGGAGGTCTTTTTAAGCTCCCAGCCTTCCATCTTTGCCGATATGTCGACTCCGGCAAGCCCAGATCCACTCTTGAGACGAGACACCTTCATGGCACTGAGTCTCTCGGTCGCAGCGACTGAAATCTCCGTCGGAACCGAGTTTGCAACCTGACCGGAGATAGACACGACCCCCGACGTAGTAGGTGCAGGAGTCGGTCCGGGATCATCACCGCTGCTTCCGCAACCTCCCAGCAGGAAGGCCGATCCCACTATCAGGACCAGAAAAACCGCCCACCTCTTCATAAAACCTCTACTCATCCTCACAACACATCCCTTCTTCTCTCTCCTTATACCCGTTCTCCTAGAATCACAGACGACTGAAACGATTGAAAACTTCGAACACATTTCAATAATAGCATAGACGGGAGCAGGATTCCATAAAAAATCCCATGAAAATCCCGCGAAACGAAAAGCAGAAAATTCATGGGATTAAGAATATCAAAATAAATCGTCTAACTAAAAGTTTTTACCGGTCCCCCTCAGGCACGTCTATCCCATAGAACAGCACGAACAGCACCGGCACGAACAGAAGGGTAAGAACCGTGGCGAAGCCAAGACCGCACATTATGGTCACCGCCATGGGACCGAACAGCACGTCTCTGATCAAGGGAATCATGCCCAGTATGGTCGTGCCAGCCGCCATCATGACCGGCCTTAGACGACTGACGCCGGAGTCCATCACAGCGTCGAAGGGGATCATTCCGTCCTCAAGGTTTATGTTGACCTGATCTATCAACACTATGGCGTTCTTTATCAGCATTCCGATCAGGCTTAAGACCCCCAACAGAGCCATGAAACTGAACGACTTGCCGAAAAGCAGCAACCCTACCGTAACCCCTATTATGCAGAGGGGAAGACAGGCCACGATGATGGCGGACTGTTTTATCGAGTTGAAGAGCATGACTATGATCGAGAGCATGACCACCAGGCTGAGAGGCAACATCCGCTTGATGCCCTTCTGGGCGTCGCTGCTGCTCTCGAACTCGCCTCCCCACTCCATCGAATAGCCTAAAGGCAGCTCTATGGCCTCCACGCCGGATCGGATCCTCTCGAAGAGGGCGTTGCTGTTGGCCCCTATGATCGGGTCGGCCTTCACGGTCAAGGTCCTCTCTCTGTCCCTCCGTCGAACGATGGGATTTTCAAAGACGGTCTCAACCCCCGACACCAGGGATCCAAGAGGAACCATCTTTCCTGTAAGGGGACTCCATATCTGTACCAGCTTCAGCCCCTCTACTCCGTCCCTCTCCCTCTCGGGAAGCCGGGAGTATATGGTCAGAAGCCTGTTATCCTCCCGATAGACCCCGACCGGGTCTCCCTGATAGCTGTTCATGAGGGCCTCGTTTATCTGCGGACGGGAGAGCCCCATATTCCTCATCTGGTTGGTCATGACCTTGGGCCTGATGACCTTGGCCAACTGACGCCAGTCCTGCCTGACGAAACCCGCTTTAGGATCGGCCGCAATGACCGCCTCGGCCTGCTCCGCCAAGGAGCGCAACACAGCCGGGTTCGATCCCTGAAAACGGACCTGTATCTTAGCCTCCGAGCCGCCGCCCTTGCTGAACTGCCTGGACTGGGCCACAGCCCCGGGAAGGTTTTTGCTCACGAAATCCTCCGCCCCCTCCATGGCGTCGAAGAGGGTGTCCGATCCCTTCAGGTTGACCACCGCCTGGCCGTAGGCCGAGTCGGGATCTTCCGCCGTGTAGGTCAGGGTAAACCTGAGGGTTCCCCCTCCGACGGTGGTGGCCACCGACTCCACGTCCGGTCGACTCAAAAGATAGGCCTCAAGCTTTGCTATGTTCTCGGAGGTCTCGTATATATCGGACCCCTCGGCACGCCAGAGATCCACGGTGAAACGTGGAGACGCGTCCTGAGGCATGAAGGATTTATCGACGAAACGGAATCCGAAAAGCGCCAGGGCGAAGAGGACCACCATCACAACGGCGAATATCCTTCCGTTTTTAAGGGCGGAGAAGAGAAACCCCCTGTAGACCCTGAAGAACTTGCCCTTGTAGGGATCGTCCGGCTCGCCCTCGGGATCCTTTAGCACCATGACCGCTATCAGAGGGGTTACTGTTATGCCGAGCACCCAGCTCCAGAGCAGCGATATCCCCACCACCTGGAATAGGCTGCGACAGAACTCTCCTGTGCTGTCCGGCGAAAGGCCTATGGCGGAAAAGGCCATTATGGCTATGACGGTGGCTCCCAGAAGGGGCCAGATATTTCCCGCCACGGTCTTGGCCGCCGCGGCAGGGCCGCCCTGGCCTTTCTGAACCCCTATTAGGACCCCCTCAGTTACGACTATGGCGTTGTCCACCAGCATCCCCAGGGCTATTATTAGAGAGGCCAGAGAGACGCTCTGGAGGGTTATACCCATGTAGAGCATGGTGGCGAAGGTGGCCGCTATGGTCAAAAGCAGTATCCCCCCTA carries:
- a CDS encoding efflux RND transporter permease subunit, which encodes MNIAELCIKKKVIVLYMVVVVAIAGLISYSKLGKLEDPDFTIKTAVVTTVYPGATSQEVEQEVTDRVEEAIQKMGEVKMVRSLSKANLSIVYVDIRDEYTEGDLPQIWDVLRRKVNDVQANLPPGVQKSIVNDDYGDVYGQFYALVGDGYSYRELKDYADKLKKELLLVDGVGSVSIIGDQPEGIYVEISRSKMSALGVSPQDIYGALNQQNTLSPMAQVTVGNEYIRIDPTGAVKSEEDIGDVMIGGGSGGVIRLKDVAVVERKYVDPPQKIMRYDGHPALGIGISTVKGGNVVDMGLAVDARLRELVEITPVGMELEPIYLQASEVTTAVNGFVLNLIESLVIVVGVLVVFMGMRSGLLIGGILLLTIAATFATMLYMGITLQSVSLASLIIALGMLVDNAIVVTEGVLIGVQKGQGGPAAAAKTVAGNIWPLLGATVIAIMAFSAIGLSPDSTGEFCRSLFQVVGISLLWSWVLGITVTPLIAVMVLKDPEGEPDDPYKGKFFRVYRGFLFSALKNGRIFAVVMVVLFALALFGFRFVDKSFMPQDASPRFTVDLWRAEGSDIYETSENIAKLEAYLLSRPDVESVATTVGGGTLRFTLTYTAEDPDSAYGQAVVNLKGSDTLFDAMEGAEDFVSKNLPGAVAQSRQFSKGGGSEAKIQVRFQGSNPAVLRSLAEQAEAVIAADPKAGFVRQDWRQLAKVIRPKVMTNQMRNMGLSRPQINEALMNSYQGDPVGVYREDNRLLTIYSRLPERERDGVEGLKLVQIWSPLTGKMVPLGSLVSGVETVFENPIVRRRDRERTLTVKADPIIGANSNALFERIRSGVEAIELPLGYSMEWGGEFESSSDAQKGIKRMLPLSLVVMLSIIVMLFNSIKQSAIIVACLPLCIIGVTVGLLLFGKSFSFMALLGVLSLIGMLIKNAIVLIDQVNINLEDGMIPFDAVMDSGVSRLRPVMMAAGTTILGMIPLIRDVLFGPMAVTIMCGLGFATVLTLLFVPVLFVLFYGIDVPEGDR
- a CDS encoding winged helix-turn-helix domain-containing protein, translating into MLESLITSKTRVRLLLKLFLNPGSSGYLRELADEFGESTNSVRVELNRLAEAGLLESSTEGRTKVYRANSGHPLFPEIQGLVRKTMGIDRLVESVVAKLGDVKLAFVTGDYARGVNSGLIDLVLVGDIDRGYLQSLVSRLEGDLKVKIRWLVLNEAEFGTLRTNFEGQDALVIWKRED
- a CDS encoding carboxypeptidase-like regulatory domain-containing protein, coding for MSRGFMKRWAVFLVLIVGSAFLLGGCGSSGDDPGPTPAPTTSGVVSISGQVANSVPTEISVAATERLSAMKVSRLKSGSGLAGVDISAKMEGWELKKTSSDKSGFYAFDVPVPSEGGRLVLTFSKDGSITYQKAITVKPEESHSVHATLLPVAVDKEVKSGDIVSDDNGRIEIEAPRDGNLTLFVGDPTSADGAAVFPGDYMAATSADDVPLVSMAFFEATLTDPSGDKIERFDPVEVSMLLPEDYRNGTLKDPQGKTYVASGDSRLIASPDEFTCRIEWWSYDDDGAMWVQEDAMTPGSPSDPMKKAWITSGDGGKLYVNAKVNHFSWWNADYPQEFSYFCVKVVDGDGEPMENVAVYSSGVTYKNTSQPKKTDKDGWARGIVVKKSTSKADRERAQVYALAGNVKFFYDVKSDGEGVVASDDIYTPYDENECGRTDGRPSIELDEVIRISFEGVVTGTVTNDSGKALSGVKVYSSVGGVAETDSSGSYSLNVPVGAEVTVYIAGVEGKTATVSDKDTPKVLDFTVANQPPVITKLSRTPEGNVAAGSSTTFTGEAMDPEGGTVTYGWTASEGSFSGATGASTVWTAPAGSGNAQITFTATDSDEKTSAMTVPVSWGSLPSPGRLVVNLKDDDGDPVVGAWVVLHKDDGSVEEYRKTDARGKANFGDIGRKTATISYAYESDRETVTDYGYQTYVQKDLNRNIVTAVGVPVAELTIVTEVLGDEVVEDREDPNYNLNISVDPSDLSDETNVTCQPLGNVYLNNWTTSQDNVPVYPDDLQSDGNLTLLSMAKVWEDETEKMTSWGVLYDETPKSGDSYTLPLDKKPVNLPWSSEKDIISLSVMAERKGVEYDLFNLFQHEFMMTGSTTERREVEEKSLSEILDRAAKSGTIQLPDFDGDVFFQDALALVRDETVSTDITSVEEKKRLGSSLPDKLAVSLPDYSFTNVSVDSSGINPELTWTLSTTQDIDAMNAGVSEEAYSSVTSVDGTVNTHTQVNWDVFFEKGKGTQSYTFPSLPEDLEAWFDDVEGDPTFTVSVIDYDNLTGYSSLMDLVLSGQDPEKSALRILEADFPGALYW
- a CDS encoding NAD-dependent epimerase/dehydratase family protein, with amino-acid sequence MEERGLVSMAMAGKKALVTGGAGFIGSHLCGVLIDRGWNVSVVDDLSSSDGSNIEGLGDRVSLHVGDIRDLDLMKGLLEDSDALFNLAAMVSVPKSVQKPRECYEVNVTAFSDMLELLKDRPVPVVYASSAAIYGEGADDGPRRETELPMPQSPYGASKAMDELVAAAAFRCWGIPSVGLRFFNVYGPRQNPEGPYASVIPRFTTALLDGRAVTVFGDGEQTRDFVHVEDVARVMVKAADEAQSIGGSVMNVGSGRRASVNEVYSLLSRLVSEKESPSFEPERPGDIRHSFADLSELRSLMDLSSFRSLEDGIDDTVSYYRRRCGL